Proteins encoded together in one Vigna angularis cultivar LongXiaoDou No.4 chromosome 5, ASM1680809v1, whole genome shotgun sequence window:
- the LOC108340560 gene encoding purple acid phosphatase translates to MGVVEGLLALALVMNAVVVCNGGSSSLFTRKIEKTVDMPLDSDVFSVPPGYNAPQQVHITQGDLVGRGIIVSWVTMDEPGSSAVRYWSENSGKKKIAEGKIVTYRFFNYSSGFIHHTTIRHLEYNTKYYYEVGLGNTTRQFWFVTPPEIGPDVPYTFGLIGDLGQSFDSNATLSHYELSPRKGETVLFVGDLSYADNYPNHDNVRWDTWGRFAERSVAYQPWIWTAGNHELDFAPEIGETVPFKPFSHRYHVPYKASQSTSPFWYSIKRASAHIIVLSSYSAYGKYTPQYKWLELELPKVNRTETPWLIVLMHSPWYNSYNYHYMEGETMRVMYEAWFVKYKVDVVFAGHVHAYERSERVSNIAYNVVNGICTPVKDQSAPVYITIGDGGNLEGLATNMTEPQPEYSAYREASFGHAMFSIKNRTHAHYSWNRNQDGLAVEADSVWFFNRYWHPVDDSTVHVSH, encoded by the exons ATGGGTGTTGTGGAGGGTCTCTTAGCTTTAGCTTTGGTTATGAATGCGGTTGTGGTGTGTAATGGAGGCTCAAGCAGCCTCTTCACTAGGAAAATCGAGAAGACTGTGGATATGCCGCTTGACAGTGATGTTTTTTCCGTTCCTCCTGGTTATAATGCTCCTCAGCAA GTTCATATAACGCAAGGTGACCTTGTGGGGAGGGGGATCATAGTGTCATGGGTGACGATGGATGAACCGGGGTCGAGTGCAGTGCGTTACTGGAGTGAGAACAGTGGGAAGAAGAAGATTGCAGAAGGAAAAATTGTTACTTATAGGTTCTTCAATTACTCATCTGGGTTTATTCATCACACCACCATCAGACATTTGGAG TACAACACCAAATACTACTACGAAGTTGGACTTGGGAACACAACACGGCAGTTTTGGTTTGTTACTCCACCTGAAATTGGACCTGATGTACCATACACATTTGGTCTTATAG GGGATCTCGGTCAGAGTTTTGATTCAAATGCGACTCTTTCTCACTATGAATTGAGTCCAAGAAAAGGAGAAACTGTACTGTTTGTTGGAGACCTCTCTTATGCTGATAACTACCCGAATCATGATAATGTGAGGTGGGATACTTGGGGAAGGTTTGCAGAAAGAAGTGTTGCATATCAACCATGGATTTGGACTGCAGGGAACCATGAACTTGATTTTGCTCCAGAAATT GGTGAAACCGTACCTTTCAAGCCTTTCAGCCACCGTTACCATGTTCCTTACAAAGCATCTCAGAGCACTTCACCCTTCTGGTATTCTATCAAGAGAGCTTCAGCACACATCATCGTCTTGTCCTCATATTCAGCATATG GCAAATATACGCCGCAATATAAATGGCTTGAACTGGAGCTACCGAAAGTTAACAGGACAGAGACTCCTTGGTTGATTGTTCTCATGCATTCACCTTGGTACAATAGCTACAATTATCACTACATGGAAGGAGAAACAATGAGAGTAATGTACGAAGCCTGGTTTGTGAAGTACAAGGTTGATGTCGTGTTTGCTGGTCATGTTCATGCCTACGAACGATCT GAACGTGTTTCTAACATTGCATACAACGTCGTAAATGGCATTTGCACTCCTGTAAAAGATCAATCAGCTCCTGTTTATATCACCATTGGTGATGGAGGAAACCTTGAAGGATTAGCAACCAA CATGACAGAACCACAACCAGAGTATTCTGCATACCGAGAAGCCAGCTTTGGACATGCCATGTTTTCCATAAAGAACCGAACTCATGCTCACTACAGCTGGAACCGAAATCAAGATGGTCTCGCTGTGGAGGCTGATTCCGTTTGGTTTTTCAACCGATACTGGCACCCAGTTGATGATTCCACCGTTCATGTTTCACATTGA